TTTACAGCGGCTGGCATGCTGCGCGCCAGATCCCGCTGCATGCGCCGGTGGCGGTCCAGCCCACGGCGGTCGCAGCTTCCTGCACAACGCCGTGGAGCCTGGCGGTGATTCTGGTGCTGACTGCCTATGCCTGCGACGCCTTCGGCTTTGTGCCGCACACCGTGTTCTGGGTGGACTATCTGGATCGGGAGCTGCAGTTGGGCGGCGCCTATGCATCGACGCAATGGGCCTTCTTCGGGCTTGGCGCGATGGTCGGGCCGCTGTGTGCGGCCTACTGCGCTACGCGCTGGGGCTGGTGGGGTACGACCACGGGCGCCTACGCCCTCAAGGCCGTGGCCATCGGCCTGCCGCTGGTCTGGGCCGGTTTCGGCGGCCATGCGCTGTCGGGCTTTGTGGTGGGAGCGCTGTCACCGGGCATGGCGGCCATTACCTCGGGCTATCTGATGCAGCTCATTGGACCCGGCCAGCACAAGAAAATGTGGGGCTATGCCACGGCTGCATTTGCGCTGTTGCAGGCCAGCTCCGGCTATCTGATGGCATTTGTCTACGTCAGTACCGGCAGCTATCGCCAGCTGTTCGTGCTGGGCTGCGCGGCGCTGGGCCTGGGCGCGCTGCTGGTGGCCTCTAGCCGCCTGGCCCGCACCGCGCAATGATCAGGATCGAGATGTGAAACCGGGAGACGCGCGATGAGCAAACTACCTTCATGGATGACAGGACTGGGCCTGCAGCATCCCATCATTCAGGCCCCGATGGCCGGGACCTCGACCCCGCAGCTGGCGGCCGCCGTGAGCAATGCATCGGCCCTGGGCTCGGTGGGCATAGGTGCCTATGGCCTTGAGCAGGCGCGCCAGCACATCGAGCAGACGCGCGCGCTGACCGAGCGGCCCTTCAACGTCAACCTCTTCTGTCACCGTGCGCCAGCAGCAGATGCAGAGCGTGAAGCACAGTGGCTGCGCTATCTGGCGCCGGAGTTCGAGCGCTACGGCGCGTGCGCGCCGCCCGCCCTGCGCTGCATCTACGAGTCCGCGCTGGGCAATGCGCGATTGCAGGCCATGCTGCTGGAGCTGCGTCCCGCCGTGGTGAGCTTTCATTTCGGCCTGCCTGAGCAGGGCTTTGTCGATGCCTTGCGCGCCGCCGGCATCACCACGCTGGCCTGTGCCACCAGTCTCGACGAGGCGCGCCAGATCGAGCAGGCCGGGGTGGATGTGATCGTGGCCCAGGGCATGGAGGCGGGCGGCCATCGCGGCGCTTTCGTGCCAGAGCAGGACACTCTGATGGGAACCATGGCGCTGGTGCGACTGCTGGCGCGCGAGTCCCGCCTGCCCGTGGTCGCCGCTGGCGGCATCATGGACGGTGCAGGCATCGCTGCCGCTTTGCAGCTGGGAGCCTGTGCCGTGCAGATGGGCACGGCCTTCATCCTCTGCCCTGAATCCGCAGCCAGCCAGGCCTACCGCGCCGAGCTGCAAAGCGACAGCGCGCAGCACACGGCCATCACCGCCGCCATTTCCGGACGCCCTGCGCGCGGCATGTTCAACCGTCTGCACCAGCTGGGACGAGACTATGCGGGTGCACTGCCCGCCTACCCCATGGTGTATGACGCGGGCAAGGCGCTGCACCAGGCCGCCAGCGCGCAGGGCAGCAGCGACTATGCCGCGCACTGGGCCGGCCAGGGCGCACCGCTGGCACGCGCCCTGCCTGCCGCCGAGCTCGTGCGTACGCTGGCGCAGGAGCTGGAGCAGGCGACCTCGGCCTAGCCCGTATCAGGCGCGGTCCACCCAAACAAGGCATGGAGCGGTCTTGCGAGGCTAGAGCACCTGTTTGTCGCGCAGCGCCTGCAGTTGTGCAGCGTCGAGCTGCAGTCTTTCACGCAACACCTCCTCGGTGTGCTGGCCCAGGGCTGGAGGCGCATAGCGCAGTGTGGCTGGAGTGTCGGACAGGCGCAAAGGGCTGGCCGTGGTGACCACCTGGTTGATGCACTCGCCCTGCGGCAGCTGGCCATCCGGGTAGCGCTGCTGCGTGATGCGCAGGCCACGTGCCTGCACCTGGGGGTCTTCAAAGGCCTGATGGATGTTGTTGATGGGGCCGCAGGGCACGGCGCGGGCTTCCAGCAGCGCGATCCAGTCGGCCGTGCTGCGGCTGACGGTCAGCTCGGACATCATGTCCACCATCTCCACTCGGTGAATGACCCGGCCCGCGTTCGTGGTGAAGCGCGCGTCCTGGTGCCAGGCCACGCCGGCTGCTTCGCAAAAGCGTGCGAACTGGCCGTCGTTGCCTATCGCCAGCAGCATATTGCCGTCGGCTGTGGGAAAGTCCTGATAAGGCACCACGCTGGGGTGGGTGTTGCCCTGGCGGCCCGGAATGCTGCCGGTGTTCAGGAAACCTGTGCCTTGGTTGGCCAGCACTGCCATGGCCACGTCCAGCAGCGCCATATCGATATGCTGGCCCCGGCCCGTGTGGTGTCGTGCTTCCAGCGCGCTCAGAATGGCGCTGGTGGCATACATGCCGGTGAACAGATCGATCACGGCCACACCCACGCGCAAGGGGCCGCTGCCGGGCTCGCTGTCCGCGCGCCCGGTGATGCTCATCAGACCGCTCATGGCCTGGATCAGCAGGTCGTAACCTGCGCGCGGCGCATAGGGCCCGGTATGGCCGAAGCCGGTGACGGAGCAGTAGATCAAACGGGGATTGAGGGCCGCAAGGCTGGCGTAGTCCAGGCCGTAGCGCTGCAGGCCGCCGGTCTTGAAGTTCTCCACCACGATGTCGCTGTCCCTGGCCAGCTCGCGGATGATGGCCTGGCCTTGCGGGGTTGCCATGTCGACCGTGACCGAGCGCTTGTTGCGGTTGCAGGCCGCGAAGTAGCAGGCATGTGCGGAGGCATCGCCCTGTGCATCGGCAAAAAAGGGCGGGCCCCAGTGGCGGGTGTCATCGCCTTCGCCGGGCTTTTCGATCTTGATCACGTCGGCGCCCATATCGGCCAGATTCTGCGTGCACCAGGGGCCGGCGAGCACGCGGGAGAGGTCCAGTACGCGCAGATGGCTCAGGGCACCTGTGCGGGCAGTGTCAGAAGAGGCAGGGGAAGCAGCAGTCATGGAGGCGGAAGGAGGGTTCAGGTCCGAAAAGAGGCTAGCAGACATCGTAGGCAAGCCCGGCCGCTGCGTGTTTCGCATTTGTGGAAGCCGGGTTTATCCGGGCCGACCACGCCAATCCGCGACAGCCGATCACTGGCTGCATTCATACAATGCAGCCATGTCCATGCACTTTGACCTCGTAGACCTGCGCCTGATGACCCATATCGCGGAGGCCAACAGCATGACTCGTGGTGCCGAACTCTCGTGCATTTCATTGCCGGCCGCCAGCACGCGCATCAAGAATCTGGAAGACAGCATCGGCACCAAGCTGCTCTACCGCACCAGTCAGGGCGTGACGCTGACGCCGCCCGGCCAGGCGTTTGTGACCCATGCGCGCATGGTGCTCAGCCAGATCGAGCACCTGCGCGGTGACATGCAGGAGTATGTGCGTGGCATCAAGGGCCATCTGCGCGTGTATGCCAACACCACTTCGCTGAGCGAATTCCTGCCGCCGGTATTGCGCGAGTTTCTGGGTCGCAATCCGGATGTGAATGTGGATCTGCGCGAGCGTCTGTCCCACGACATCGTGCGCGCCGTGACCGAAGGGCAGACCGACATCGGCATCGTGGCCGGTCTGGTGCGCACCGAGAACCTGGAAACCCTGCCCTATCGAAAGGACAGGCTGGTGTTGGTGGTGCCCAAGGGGCATGCGCTGGATGGGGTGATGCAGCTGGCGTTCTCCGACACGCTGGATCTGGACTATGTGGGCCTGCACGAGTCCAGCGCCATCCATGCTTTTCTGCGTCAGGCCTCGGACCATCTGCACAAGCCCATCAAGCAGCGCATCCAGGTCGGCAACTTCGAGACGGCTTGCCGCATGATCGAGTCCGGCGTGGGCGTGGGCGTGCTGCCGGAGTCGGCGGCCAGCCGCCATGCGGCAGTCATGAACATCGCCATCGTGCCGCTGTCGGATGCCTGGTCGGTTCGCGATATGCAGATCTGCATGCGCAGCCTGGATGCGCTGCCCAGTTTTGCCAAGGAGCTGGTGCAGCTGCTGGTGATGGATGCTGCGGGAACGTCCGATACCGGCGAGCTGCTCTAGGAGCGTCAACACTTTCTAAAACGAGAGCGCACTGCGCCCGTAAAGTGGAGGTTTCAAGGTGATTTAAGTCTAAAACCGTGGTTTCACGGGCGATGACTGCTCACTTTTCGAGTGTGGTTGGGGCCTTCCAGTACTTGAACGTGCCCTGGGCGGTAGCCACCAGCGTGCCTTGTGCGTCGGTGATCCTGGCGGCGCAGCTGCACAGGCTGCGGCTGGCTTGCACGACCCAGCCTTCGGCCAGCAAGCCACCGCGACCGGGACGGTGAAAACGGCTGCTCATCTCCACCGTCACGGCGGTCTGCGATGGCGCCTGGGGCAGCGCGCTGGCGGCGCGCGACATCACCGAATCCAGCAGGCTCATCAGCACGCCGCCATGGGCGGCAGGCAGCTGGTTGAGCAGCTCCTCGGGCAACTC
This window of the Comamonas testosteroni genome carries:
- a CDS encoding LysR substrate-binding domain-containing protein produces the protein MSMHFDLVDLRLMTHIAEANSMTRGAELSCISLPAASTRIKNLEDSIGTKLLYRTSQGVTLTPPGQAFVTHARMVLSQIEHLRGDMQEYVRGIKGHLRVYANTTSLSEFLPPVLREFLGRNPDVNVDLRERLSHDIVRAVTEGQTDIGIVAGLVRTENLETLPYRKDRLVLVVPKGHALDGVMQLAFSDTLDLDYVGLHESSAIHAFLRQASDHLHKPIKQRIQVGNFETACRMIESGVGVGVLPESAASRHAAVMNIAIVPLSDAWSVRDMQICMRSLDALPSFAKELVQLLVMDAAGTSDTGELL
- a CDS encoding PaaI family thioesterase, yielding MSVLTPSTTMPAASAHERSAFMRLLGACQVADAPPGMVQIRLPELPEELLNQLPAAHGGVLMSLLDSVMSRAASALPQAPSQTAVTVEMSSRFHRPGRGGLLAEGWVVQASRSLCSCAARITDAQGTLVATAQGTFKYWKAPTTLEK
- a CDS encoding CaiB/BaiF CoA transferase family protein yields the protein MTAASPASSDTARTGALSHLRVLDLSRVLAGPWCTQNLADMGADVIKIEKPGEGDDTRHWGPPFFADAQGDASAHACYFAACNRNKRSVTVDMATPQGQAIIRELARDSDIVVENFKTGGLQRYGLDYASLAALNPRLIYCSVTGFGHTGPYAPRAGYDLLIQAMSGLMSITGRADSEPGSGPLRVGVAVIDLFTGMYATSAILSALEARHHTGRGQHIDMALLDVAMAVLANQGTGFLNTGSIPGRQGNTHPSVVPYQDFPTADGNMLLAIGNDGQFARFCEAAGVAWHQDARFTTNAGRVIHRVEMVDMMSELTVSRSTADWIALLEARAVPCGPINNIHQAFEDPQVQARGLRITQQRYPDGQLPQGECINQVVTTASPLRLSDTPATLRYAPPALGQHTEEVLRERLQLDAAQLQALRDKQVL
- a CDS encoding YbfB/YjiJ family MFS transporter, coding for MIERKELPLLLTGFMATLSGVGLARFAYTALMPQMVHAGWFSGEQVAYLGAANLLGYLIGALVAAPLAERWGALRVLVICWVAVMLSFAGCSLPQPMGLFFVWRLISGIAGAALMVLGPSVAMAAAAPQRRAALGPLMFCGIGVGALLAATLVPMFARSSLSAVWWALTALCALALYSGWHAARQIPLHAPVAVQPTAVAASCTTPWSLAVILVLTAYACDAFGFVPHTVFWVDYLDRELQLGGAYASTQWAFFGLGAMVGPLCAAYCATRWGWWGTTTGAYALKAVAIGLPLVWAGFGGHALSGFVVGALSPGMAAITSGYLMQLIGPGQHKKMWGYATAAFALLQASSGYLMAFVYVSTGSYRQLFVLGCAALGLGALLVASSRLARTAQ
- a CDS encoding NAD(P)H-dependent flavin oxidoreductase; the encoded protein is MSKLPSWMTGLGLQHPIIQAPMAGTSTPQLAAAVSNASALGSVGIGAYGLEQARQHIEQTRALTERPFNVNLFCHRAPAADAEREAQWLRYLAPEFERYGACAPPALRCIYESALGNARLQAMLLELRPAVVSFHFGLPEQGFVDALRAAGITTLACATSLDEARQIEQAGVDVIVAQGMEAGGHRGAFVPEQDTLMGTMALVRLLARESRLPVVAAGGIMDGAGIAAALQLGACAVQMGTAFILCPESAASQAYRAELQSDSAQHTAITAAISGRPARGMFNRLHQLGRDYAGALPAYPMVYDAGKALHQAASAQGSSDYAAHWAGQGAPLARALPAAELVRTLAQELEQATSA